A DNA window from Sporosarcina sp. ANT_H38 contains the following coding sequences:
- a CDS encoding distal tail protein Dit, which produces MNGVKFNGVHCKAHQLTLISSKRHLLPENKDTYVEIPHKSGSFLIPDKSLKDVFIDVVFTLKKDTLPELFAAGRLIAAWLTTNDRQPLIFDDDPTYIYNAKVVSGITLEQLTDFEEIADFTVTFRCDPFPKGAV; this is translated from the coding sequence ATGAACGGGGTTAAATTTAACGGTGTGCATTGCAAAGCACACCAATTAACATTGATATCGTCAAAACGTCATTTATTGCCCGAAAACAAAGATACGTACGTTGAAATCCCGCATAAAAGTGGGAGTTTTTTAATTCCTGATAAATCATTAAAAGATGTTTTCATTGATGTGGTGTTTACTCTGAAAAAAGATACGCTTCCAGAACTCTTTGCCGCTGGTAGATTGATTGCTGCGTGGTTGACGACAAATGACCGACAGCCACTTATTTTTGATGACGATCCGACTTATATTTATAACGCAAAAGTAGTATCAGGTATTACTTTAGAACAATTAACAGATTTTGAGGAAATAGCGGATTTCACCGTTACTTTTCGGTGCGATCCATTTCCTAAAGGGGCTGTATAA